The Seriola aureovittata isolate HTS-2021-v1 ecotype China chromosome 12, ASM2101889v1, whole genome shotgun sequence genome window below encodes:
- the LOC130178384 gene encoding gastrula zinc finger protein XlCGF48.2-like, giving the protein MSAHVASASKGAKPAGGNMANCVAFQSKLTSIMEKLAKAAVLEISRLWEDGFALVQVELRRRENEIEALNTKLMLMENERLSILFQAQTTNLSSSSSSSSSKREQQNKLLPPTGDGPIIDSVQKLCSEASVRERPDSSANHTPPPPPPIQAEEPCEQLKSDYCERDDIDDEDLIVKLEDEDDVQIVEQILDSDHSVNDGAGHHEMDPNHQPAEVLEEKESEQWTTVSMGDSNTVDDSDCVFEAKQLSQNQDSEILLIQNALDIFDNSAETAYSDRFMRDNGQGASSKSRASLTLSQAQPSQPIEAINHPERGVSFRFLSEKPPQTKNMSAFNPDSRLFLLNDPEFHKTIASRRIKEKWFICPFCGKSFDRVSHLEIHQRIHTGEKPYTCDTCGKCFSQRSNLRTHQRTHKEALSQNAV; this is encoded by the exons ATGTCTGCCCACGTCGCTTCAGCCAGCAAAGGTGCCAAACCGGCGGGGGGCAACATGGCCAACTGTGTGGCTTTCCAGAGCAAGTTAACCTCGATCATGGAGAAGCTAGCTAAAGCGGCCGTGTTAGAAATCAGCAGACTGTGGGAGGACGGCTTCGCCCTCGTCCAGGTCGAGCTTCGCCGGAGAGAGAACGAAATTGAAGCCCTGAACACAAAGTTGATGCTGATGGAAAATGAGCGACTGTCGATCCTGTTTCAAGCACAGACTACAAATCtgtcctcatcatcatcatcatcttcttccaagagagagcagcagaacaAACTGCTGCCGCCCACCGGTGATG GGCCTATTATAGATTCAGTCCAGAAATTATGCTCCGAAGCGAGTGTCAGAGAGAGGCCGGACAGCTCAGCAAatcacacaccaccaccaccaccacccattCAGGCAGAAGAGCCGTGTGAGCAGCTCAAGTCTGACTATTGTGAAAGGGACGACATAGATGATGAAGACTTAATAGTCAAGCTGGAGGACGAGGACGATGTCCAGATTGTGGAGCAGATCCTGGACTCTGATCACAGTGTTAACGATGGAGCTGGTCACCACGAGATGGATCCTAACCACCAACCTGCCGAGGTcctggaagaaaaagagagcgaGCAGTGGACGACTGTTTCGATGGGAGACAGCAACACTGTCGACGACTCGGACTGCGTTTTTGAGGCAAAGCAGCTGTCACAAAACCAGGACTCAGAAATCCTGCTCATTCAAAATGCCTTGGACATTTTCGATAATTCAGCAGAGACAGCATATTCTGACAGGTTTATGAGAGATAATGGACAAGGTGCATCAAGTAAATCAAGGGCTTCTTTGACTTTAAGCCAAGCTCAGCCAAGTCAACCTATAGAAGCAATAAATCACCCAGAGAGAGGAGTGTCCTTCAGATTCCTCTCAGAGAAACCACCACAAACTAAAAACATGTCCGCTTTTAACCCAGACAGCCGATTATTTCTCTTAAATGACCCCGAGTTTCATAAAACTATAGCGAGTCGCCGCATAAAGGAGAAATGGTTCATCTGCCCGTTCTGTGGGAAAAGCTTTGATCGCGTCAGCCATCTTGAGATTCACCAGCGAattcacacaggagagaaaccatacACATGCGACACATGTGGCAAGTGTTTTTCTCAGAGGAGTAACCTTCGCACTCACCAGCGGACTCACAAAGAGGCTCTATCCCAAAATGCAGTTTGA
- the nectin4b gene encoding nectin-4, translating into MESVGQRAKSLALIFLIVVCVQSDFVEPPEPDASLRSMSESQTRLPCRYQVEEGEKVVQVTWYKELADGSKDQIITAHFTDGHTEFGRYSGRVRFESSSPTENAALLIPSTEESDEGSYACHISTFPNGNFERHITLTVWSSPISSLEPVILVEGQSFRVAATCRSVGRPLPRLSWDTDLPGLSQNRTNEGGSVSSHYSLHPLRSMNGKKLDCLVWHPSLDGPRRLSNRLVVQYPPDATISAPSGDLYVGLEKAELLCNSGGYPKPQNVTWTWRGGALPDGVSVVGGKLVFGRVLRMNDSGVYECVVKNNVGVGKAEYTLTLTEISQRQGDSSDDNLLLIIIGASAGALVMVLVIVVLLVNRYHRHRNKKLEMELSEKTEEINSLSRQASFRRLNSVSTDPRVPAEDYALLRVDSRMNHSQSLERPTYKDSQSTLGGKWGPPGGVEVDELGRPVVWQEDSESLRGAEMDREKEERRRRVESYLKSSNMSLDSGLPSSLVPLKAQQDDAVGPREPDLGHIREEDWAPAQSVEQGRDEDDGSSSSFQISEALTTHFYYSNGVLRPRPHSNAILLNPRGQII; encoded by the exons tggtgtgtgtgcagagtgacTTTGTGGAGCCTCCTGAACCAGATGCCTCCCTGCGCTCCATGTCAGAGAGTCAGACCAGGCTTCCCTGTCGCTACCAGGTGGAGGAGGGCGAGAAGGTGGTGCAGGTCACCTGGTACAAGGAGCTCGCGGACGGCAGCAAGGACCAGATCATCACGGCTCACTTCACGGACGGCCACACGG aGTTTGGGCGTTACTCTGGTCGGGTGAGGTTCGAGAGCAGCAGCCCCACGGAGAATGCCGCTCTGCTCATCCCCAGTACGGAGGAGTCGGACGAGGGCAGCTACGCCTGCCACATCTCCACCTTCCCAAACGGAAACTTTGAGAGGCACATCACCCTCACCGTCTGGA GTTCACCCATCTCCTCCCTGGAGCCTGTGATCCTGGTGGAGGGCCAGTCGTTCCGTGTGGCCGCCACCTGTCGATCCGTGGGTCGCCCGCTTCCCCGTCTCTCCTGGGACACCGACCTGCCAGGCCTGTCCCAGAACCGCACCAACGAGGGCGGCTCCGTGTCCAGCCACTACTCCCTGCACCCCTTGCGGAGCATGAACGGGAAAAAGCTGGACTGTTTAGTGTGGCATCCCAGCCTGGACGGGCCGCGCAGGCTCTCAAACCGCCTGGTGGTTCAGT acCCCCCAGATGCCACCATCTCCGCTCCCTCAGGAGACTTGTATGTGGGTTTGGAGAAAGCTGAGCTGCTGTGCAACAGCGGGGGATACCCCAAACCTCAGAACGTCACCTGGACATG GAGGGGAGGAGCTCTGCCAGACGGGGTGTCTGTGGTTGGAGGAAAACTTGTTTTTGGGCGGGTCCTGCGCATGAATGACAGTGGGGTCTATGAGTGTGTTGTCAAGAACAACGTAGGAGTAGGAAAAGCAGAGTATACACTGACACTAACAG AGATATCTCAACGCCAGGGCGACTCCTCTGATGATAACCTGCTGCTGATCATTATTGGCGCCTCAGCCGGAGCTCTGGTCATGGTGCTGGTCATTGTCGTCCTGCTGGTCAACCGCTACCATCggcacagaaacaaaaagctTGAGATGGAGCTCAGCGAGAAAAC ggaGGAAATTAACAGCCTCTCCAGACAAGCCTCCTTCAGGAGACTGAACTCTGTTAGCACAGACCCCAGAGTGccg GCTGAAGATTACGCCCTGCTCAGAGTAGACAGCAGAATGAACCACAGCCAGTCTCTG GAGCGACCCACCTACAAAGACAGCCAGTCCACTCTGGGCGGGAAGTGGGGTCCTCCaggaggggtggaggtggatgAACTGGGGCGTCCGGTCGTCTGGCAGGAAGACAGCGAGAGCCTGAGAGGGgcagagatggacagagagaaggaggagcgCAGGAGGAGGGTGGAGTCGTACCTGAAGAGCAGCAACATGTCACTG gaCTCGGGTCTTCCTTCGTCCCTGGTTCCCCTGAAGGCCCAGCAGGACGACGCCGTCGGGCCCAGAGAGCCAGACCTCGGTCACATCAGGGAAGAGGACTGGGCCCCGGCCCAGTCGGTAGAGCAGGGACGCGATGAGGACGACGGCAGCAGTAGCTCCTTCCAGATCTCAGAGGCGCTCACTACTCACTTCTACTACAGTAACGGGGTCCTCAGACCCAGGCCACACTCCAATGCCATTCTGCTGAACCCCAGAGGACAGATTATCTAG